The following coding sequences lie in one Takifugu rubripes chromosome 8, fTakRub1.2, whole genome shotgun sequence genomic window:
- the spega gene encoding striated muscle preferentially expressed protein kinase isoform X7, with translation MTSFPHQRLRTREGSGFVTAAPVTLACTPVWRPINRARLAAVLSWPLWTLVKKTGHPTRTFGRFTHVFRSCRKQSYDSETTEDETTEPQMETKEGSGRHQDKAGRRRASGEGGGMMDYNPDASDRRATLPGAFDPVVERELRALGSRPPGLHLDPANQARTQTAEESQELSPHAPLFSPQPLANSHSNTIPNRNLDKENPSDPKSERHDPSNVKPAHQGPKILDKVRAFETRMASSEKPGGSVGSRVACHNSSDDGRKNGGPSGEEVRILQGAAQKRATFKQRASSLEDKTNYSQIVQNYQSKFAEELQRIKKLVGKPSLKKAYSMEQLSPKDRLAAEKVEPIPPQVVQKLEARERAVREREAGEREGKSQMTLEVKGRRHPDIRGNPADSSAQGSTVHSPVAMATTPVHQLPGQPLPTAIGTSHSRETKPNFHSTPKDAFAATGQKSPMGGTDSKAATRPRSCSSHGKRATPLTAREPGSPCPPKPFQMTPSPALSVSPLLKRRKAEASQTCRAAKMSIPTILVENEPMETECGPDIRNKGTKARQKEGRVLQSEMGPGTPDKGDPDLSVGEGTAEGPRFKTQIQDTVATSGAAIVLKCVITGRPPPTVTWRKNNGAIQSDAFHVVSSEGDTHSLLIKQMSPSSVGSYCVTAVNPAGTASCSATLDIQPGAGETMLMITREVTDVAVRAGESVLLECHVAGAPDVDVDWLSNGKLIQPALLNCKMHFDGKRCRLLLNSVHEDDSGRYTCKLSTAKDELTSSANLRVMPSREPLFTRKLDILEVVEGRSARFDCKVSGSPAPRVTWMHFETKVEEGEKFRILQDGGRHSLIINHVSNDTEGFYTAVAQNIHGKSECTAELYMQEQRAAISSHMAKMEKMPSIPEEPEVLESEVERRTMPDFLKPLADVEVVEGKEVVLRCKVAGLPYPTISWYHNSKRIESSEERKMTQHRDVHSLVIRSACHAHGGVYKAVISNKVGKAACYAHLYVTDIVPEAPDGPPVIETITGKTITINWKKPKRLDPSLDSGSLLYVVQQQPLGSIQWSVVASNLKETNYTITNLSKGVRYAFRVLASTGKTLSKPSPSTDLIQLLDRGPYLRKAPIILEKPDIVYVVENQTASISITLNHVHAVVTWKRRGVVLTSKPGMYEMSMPDDDQHTLTLQRVRSTDVGQLVVTASNQFGSDLCALQLALAVRPKFETIMEDVDVYVGETSRLAVVVEGKPDPDILWYKDDVLLKESSHFTFVYDDPEYSLVILNACPEHSGVYTCTAKNLAGANSCKAELMVHTERKQEAEPMDDEGTILRKMRHLVDYYDIHKEIGRGAFSYVKRVTQKKGKAEFAAKFMCARGKRKALALREMELLSELDNERILYFHDVFEKKNVVVLITELCHEELLERMAKKTAVKELEIRCSIQQVLEGLWYLHKKNIAHLDVKPENILMASPASDQIRICDFGNAIRLDPSEEYYCKYGTPEYIAPEIVNQTPISTATDIWPVGVITYLCLTGVSPFAGENDRATALNIRNYNVAFEESMFSDLCREAKGFVIKLLVVDRLRPSVAECLRHPWFKQSPTNKSINTAMLKQVLSRRRWQRSLISYKSKMVMRTIPELLDESSNHVSIAVARHLKEGSPPPSSSSDSDADVDELPFIPMPLSVVFSSSRVSLNEIPGDEDVTASQMGYNDRFCDRTRKADDTRVSTANQNIPQDEEAQNEEKIEKAKRAPLKKGSSVESEDSETKARRTTMRRGSSADSALLLHVESEEGNSSGSELTNKSLKKAVSMELPNRSPSPGLAKISQEEYALKLELMRQRLLRGGNVDKKMSGLRGPLFETLGIEDERSTGSLDRNLRRSRTGPSTLARAASSESPLEDKPQTKLFRKSASFNQGDSEPMPLHRRYGAPLEIPLVGNGSLEDKKLQEATSMSALTEQTTPESASPTKKTSFTFQKPELDQQPKQNKVRELDDTHHVKKKADGTWEERTKTQLAMADYGESEAKSPSVITPIIVIEEDDEDEERKDTQELYINEKDYQEEKESRKNSKMSSACVAPLSDKAQPRPNTVDKGSTNSINSTNIPALPEHPAVFSKVATMVGPSASAISNSTTPRQPVLRTDIKNIDSEEIFEARFKKRESSLTRGLRKLTRNKSEEKSPTLSRKGADRAEEVYRPGPKGAPLEMVSRGLQEKSKSVQDLRAEDKEPGLGLIGRFSLRSKRSSSTDKTGEKPKEGRHPDVQESAVNKRVSWSVGRSKSLDTNEPSRSKRQQDEREQRKAAESSVSAMRQKFESKVAEISAKVRTQSADRKDKATVGSQKDLGQKDTTRLTDSPIMAIRHKFENKVAGLSSKIRSQSEERNDDPDGKRTPVFARHRHSHSEGRGLKGMGIPENQLAKQTGATASKDSIESTSSLPSEKVTESDRRSRWDRWGLTRSRKDKTPSQPDLSSLTHKEEQQFIRSASDFAPVFHIKLKDSVLSEGEPVTLSCLPAGSPLPRITWRKDRKPLQVDDRMSLVSHPDGRQILQIIKSNQKDDGVYECVATNPIATITTSCTLSVASVPKRPGTPEVAQTYNNTALVLWKPADTKSPCSYTLEKNTEGDPDWTTVATGVTDCYYNVTDLPPGSTLRFRVTCSNKAGQGPSSNCSGPVSLDPAGGGATPATIEVKTVPVQPQPVPEPEVKPVQNTPRTVISTSSPPKGGAPPLSQTELGLSRPPSSAENPPKPSKDSQKSPSFPSSPLIKIPPPLITPKPQSPVNVVSPLTKIPPILPPPPVTTPLTPTKPVVPTYVPVTSVVTPRTAPTPIIFSPQVLQTSSLSPFVDGTTTPTRGTPSGRVTPSTGLRQGIPQKPYTFLDEKARGRFGIIRECQENSTGKMFMAKIVPYTQENKQEVLKEYEILKTLHSDKIMALHEAYVTPRYLVLVAEYCTGKELLHSLIDRFRYTEDDVVGYLVPILQGVEYLHSRRVLHLDLKPDNIMVTNLNAIKIVDFGSAQSFNPLSLKQKDSRTGTLEYMAPEVIKGEVVGPPADVWTIGIITYIMLSGRLPFEDKDPRQVESKILAARFDPSKLYPNVSQSASAFLKKMLSSYPWARAATRDCFAQAWLQDSYLMKLKRQTLTFTSSRLKEFLAEQQSCRLEGATKHKVLLRTYQSTPRSPLAGSTLHVPSPK, from the exons ATGACCTCCTTCCCCCATCAGAGGCTCAGGACTCGGGAGGGCTCTGGATTCGTGACTGCCGCACCAGTGACGCTGGCTTGTACACCTGTGTGGCGACCAATAAATCGGGCGAGGCTAGCTGCAGTGCTGTCTTGGCCATTATGGACCTTGGTGAAG AAAACTGGGCATCCCACACGGACATTTGGCAGATTCACCCATG TTTTCCGCTCCTGCCGAAAGCAAAGCTACG ACTCTGAGACCACAGAAGATGAGACCACAGAACCTCAGATGGAAACCAAGGAAGGTTCTGGGAGGCACCAGGACAAGGCCGGACGGAGAAGAGCTTCAG gtgagggaggagggatgatGGACTACAATCCCGATGCCTCGGATCGAAGGGCAACTCTTCCTGGTGCCTTCGACCCAGTGGTGGAACGAGAGCTTCGAGCTCTGGGCTCCCGCCCTCCAGGGCTCCATTTGGACCCCGCAAACCAAGCCAG GACTCAAACTGCTGAAGAATCACAGGAGCTCTCCCCCCATGCCCCCTTGTTTTCTCCCCAGCCGCTTGCCAATTCCCACTCAAACACCATCCCAAACCGCAACCTGGACAAAGAAAACCCTTCAGATCCCAAGTCTGAAAGACATGATCCATCAAATGTTAAACCCGCTCATCAGGGACCTAAGATCTTAGACAAAGTCCGAGCTTTTGAGACCCGCATGGCAAGTTCGGAGAAGCCTGGTGGATCTGTTGGAAGCCGAGTAGCTTGTCACAATTCAAGTGATGATGGGAGGAAGAATGGAGGCCCCAGCGGAGAGGAGGTCAGAATTCTGCAGGGTGCAGCCCAGAAAAGAGCCACGTTCAAGCAACGAGCTTCCTCATTGGAGGACAAGACCAATTATTCCCAGATTGTCCAGAACTACCAGAGCAAGTTCGCAGAAGAGCTCCAGAGAATCAAGAAGCTTGTGGGAAAGCCGAGCTTGAAGAAGGCTTATTCCATGGAGCAACTGTCACCAAAAGACAGGCTGGCTGCGGAGAAAGTGGAGCCCATTCCGCCCCAGGTGGTTCAAAAGTTAGAAGCGAGGGAGCGAGCCGTGCGGGAGAGggaggctggggagagggaaggcaAGTCACAGATGaccctggaggtcaaaggtcggagACATCCGGACATCCGGGGAAACCCAGCGGACAGCTCAGCACAGGGAAGCACAGTGCACagccctgttgccatggcgacaaCACCAGTTCATCAGTTACCAGGACAACCACTGCCAACAGCCATTGGGACAAGTCACAGCAG GGAAACGAAACCAAACTTTCACTCCACCCCCAAAGATGCATTTGCTGCCACAGGTCAAAAATCACCCATGGGAGGCACGGATTCAAAAGCAGCTACAAGACCTCGATCATGCAGTTCACATGGGAAACGAGCTACCCCTTTAACCGCGAGGGAACCTGGGTCCCCGTGTCCTCCCAAGCCCTTCCAAATGACCCCATCGCCCGCCCTGTCTGTTAGCCCCCTTCTCAAAAGAAGGAAGGCAGAGGCGAGTCAGACATGTCGAGCTGCAAAGATGAGCATCCCGACTATTCTGGTGGAGAATGAGCCCATGGAGACAGAATGTGGTCCTGATATAAGGAACAAAGGAACCAAAGCTCGTCAGAAAGAGGGGAGAGTTCTCCAGAGTGAGATGGGTCCTGGAACTCCAGACAAAG GTGATCCAGACCTGTCTGTTGGTGAGGGGACTGCCGAGGGCCCCAGGTTTAAGACTCAAATCCAGGACACAGTGGCAACCAGCGGTGCAGCTATCGTACTCAAATGTGTAATTACGGGGAGGCCGCCCCCTACAG TAACATGGAGGAAGAATAATGGTGCGATCCAGAGCGATGCTTTCCACGTGGTTTCATCTGAGGGAGACACTCACAGTCTGCTGATAAAGCAGATGAGTCCGAGCAGCGTCGGGTCATACTGCGTCACAGCTGTCAATCCAGCCGGGACAGCGTCCTGTAGCGCCACCCTTGACATCCAGCCAG gtgCAGGAGAGACAATGCTAATGATCACCAGGGAGGTGACCGATGTAGCGGTTAGGGCTGGCGAGTCGGTCCTGCTTGAGTGTCATGTGGCAGGAGCCCCAGATGTGGATGTCGACTGGCTGTCGAACGGGAAGCTGATCCAGCCGGCACTACTCAACTGTAAAATGCACTTCGATGGCAAGAG GTGCCGCCTGCTGCTGAATTCAGTGCATGAAGATGATAGTGGAAGGTACACGTGcaagctgagcacagccaaaG ATGAGTTGACCTcgagtgcaaacctgagagtcATGCCATCCAGGGAGCCTCTCTTTACCCGTAAACTGGATATCCTGGAGGTCGTTGAAGGCCGCAGTGCCCGGTTTGACTGCAAGGTGAGCGGCTCTCCTGCTCCCCGGGTCACATGGATGCACTTTG AGACGAAAGtggaagagggggagaaattCCGCATCCTTCAAGATGGCGGTCGTCACTCCCTCATCATCAACCACGTCAGCAATGACACCGAGGGCTTCTACACTGCAGTCGCCCAGAACATCCACGGAAAGTCTGAATGCACCGCCGAGCTCTACATGCAGGAACAGCGAGCTGCCATCTCCTCTCATAT ggcaaagatggagaaaatgccATCCATCCCAGAAGAGCCTGAGGTTCTGGAGAGTGAAGTGGAGCGGCGGACCATGCCAGACTTCCTAAAGCCGCTGGCTGATGTGGAGGTTGTTGAGGGCAAAGAGGTGGTGCTGAGGTGTAAGGTAGCCGGCCTCCCGTACCCGACCATCAGCTGGTACCACAACAGCAAACGCATAGAGAGCAGCGAAGAGCGTAAAATGACCCAGC ACAGGGATGTCCACAGTCTGGTCATCAGGAGCGCTTGCCACGCTCATGGAGGCGTCTACAAGGCCGTCATCTCCAACAAAGTGGGCAAAGCGGCTTGCTATGCCCATCTATATGTCACAG aCATTGTCCCTGAAGCTCCTGATGGTCCTCCAGTGATCGAGACCATTACAGGGAAAACTATAACAATCAACTGGAAGAAGCCAAAGAGGCTCGACCCTTCTCTTG ATTCTGGTTCCTTGTTGTACgtggttcagcagcagcctctgggcTCCATTCAGTGGTCTGTTGTGGCCTCTAACCTGAAGGAGACCAACTACACCATCACCAATTTGTCCAAAGGAGTACGCTATGCTTTCAGAGTGCTGGCATCCACCGGGAAGACCCTGAGCAAACCGTCTCCTTCCACAGATCTGATCCAGCTTCTGGACCGAG GCCCTTATTTAAGAAAAGCACCAATCATTCTGGAGAAACCCGACATTGTCTACGTGGTGGAGAACCAAACGGCGAGCATCAGCATCACACTGAACCATGTGCACGCTGTTGTCACCTGGAAACG gaggggggtggtgttGACCAGCAAGCCAGGGATGTACGAGATGAGCATGCCAGATGATGACCAACACACCCTGACGCTCCAACGAGTACGCAGCACTGATGTGGGCCAGTTGGTGGTCACGGCGAGCAACCAGTTTGGGAGCGACCTCTGCGCCCTTCAGCTGGCTCTGGCAG TGCGCCCAAAGTTTGAAACAATCATGGAGGATGTGGATGTGTATGTGGGCGAGACGTCACGTTTGGCTGTTGTGGTTGAAGGGAAGCCTGACCCGGATATTCTGTGGTATAAG GACGATGTCCTCCTCAAGGAGAGCAGCCACTTCACCTTTGTCTACGATGATCCGGAATATTCTCTGGTCATTCTCAACGCTTGCCCCGAACACTCCGGTGTGTACACCTGCACTGCCAAGAACCTGGCTGGTGCCAACTCCTGCAAGGCTGAGCTGATGGTCCACACAG agaggaaacaagAGGCGGAGCCAATGGATGACGAAGGAACCATTCTGAGGAAGATGAGGCATCTTGTGGATTACTATGACATTCACAAAGAGATCGGGCG GGGTGCCTTCTCGTACGTGAAGAGGGTAACTCAGAAAAAGGGAAAGGCCGAATTTGCTGCCAAGTTCATGTGTGCACGAGGCAAGAGAAAAGCCCTGGCTCTCAGAGAGAtggagctgctgtctgagctGGACAATGAGAGGATCCTCTATTTCCATGACGTCTTTGAGAAGAAGAACGTGGTGGTGCTCATCACCGAGCT ATGtcatgaggagctgctggagcgaATGGCCAAGAAAACAGCAGTCAAAGAGCTGGAG atCCGCTGTAGCATTCAGCAGGTTTTGGAAGGTCTGTGGTACCTTCACAAGAAAAACATTGCCCACCTTGATGTGAAG CCTGAAAACATTTTGATGGCAAGTCCTGCGAGCGATCAAATCCGCATATGCGACTTCGGCAATGCGATCAGATTGGACCCGTCAGAAGAGTACTACTGTAAATATGGCACGCCGGAATACATCGCGCCAGAGATCGTGAACCAAACTCCcatctccacagcaacagacatATG GCCCGTCGGTGTCATCACTTACCTCTG CCTGACTGGCGTGTCTCCTTTTGCCGGTGAGAATGACAGAGCCACTGCCTTGAATATCCGGAACTACAACGTGGCGTTTGAGGAGAGCATgttttctgacctctgcagagAAGCTAAGGGGTTTGTCATCAAGCTTCTGGTGGTGGACAGACT GAGGCCCAGTGTTGCCGAATGCCTTCGTCATCCTTGGTTCAAG CAGTCACCGAcaaataaaagcatcaacacAGCGATGTTGAAGCAAGTTTTGTCTCGAAGGCGATGGCAG CGGTCTCTTATCAGCTATAAATCCAAGATGGTGATGCGGACAATTCCGGAGCTTCTGGATGAGTCATCCAACCATGTCTCCATCGCTGTGGCTCGACATTTAAAGGAAGGCTCCCcgccaccctcctcttcctcggatTCAGATGCAGATGTCGATGAACTTCCTTTTATCCCAATGCCACTTTCAGTAGTTTTTTCAAGTTCCAGGGTCTCCCTTAATGAGATCCCCGGGGATGAAGATGTCACTGCATCACAGATGGGGTACAATGACAGATTTTGTGATAGGACTCGAAAGGCAGATGACACAAGGGTCTCGACGGCCAATCAAAACATCCCACAAGATGAAGAGGCtcaaaatgaggagaaaatagAAAAGGCAAAACGAGCACCCCTCAAGAAAGGATCTAGTGTGGAGTCAGAAGATTCTGAGACAAAAGCCAGGAGGACAACCATGAGGAGAGGCAGTTCCGCAGACTCGGCATTGCTTCTCCATGTTGAATCTGAAGAGGGAAATTCCTCCGGTTCAGAATTGACAAACAAAAGCCTGAAAAAGGCTGTTTCAATGGAGCTCCCCAATCGCAGTCCAAGCCCTGGCCTGGCAAAGATAAGCCAGGAGGAATATGCCCTGAAACTGGAACTAATGAGACAGCGATTGCTCAGAGGAGGAAACGTGGATAAAAAGATGAGCGGTCTTCGTGGGCCATTGTTTGAGACCCTTGGCATAGAAGATGAGAGGAGCACGGGATCCCTTGATCGGAATCTGAGGAGATCCAGAACAGGGCCATCAACACTGGCCAGAGCAGCATCCTCTGAAAGTCCATTGGAGGACAAGCCACAGACGAAACTTTTTCGCAAAAGTGCCTCCTTCAATCAGGGTGATTCAGAACCAATGCCCCTGCATCGCAGGTATGGAGCCCCCTTAGAAATCCCATTAGTTGGAAATGGGAGTCTAGAAGATAAGAAGCTCCAAGAAGCAACCTCAATGTCTGCACTTACAGAGCAAACCACACCGGAATCTGCCTCGCCTACAAAAAAGACCTCTTTCACGTTCCAAAAACCTGAATTGGACCAACAACCAAAGCAGAACAAAGTGAGAGAACTTGATGACACGCACCATGTGAAAAAGAAAGCAGATGGTACTTGGGAGGAAAGGACCAAAACCCAATTGGCAATGGCAGATTATGGAGAATCTGAGGCTAAATCACCTTCTGTAATTACTCCTATAATTGTGAtagaggaagatgatgaagatgaggagagaaaagacacgcAGGAGTTGTATATTAATGAAAAGGACTatcaggaagagaaagaaagtaGAAAAAATAGTAAAATGTCATCGGCATGTGTTGCTCCTTTGTCTGATAAGGCCCAGCCCAGACCAAATACCGTGGATAAAGGAAGTACAAATAGTATAAATTCTACCAACATCCCAGCTCTTCCTGAACATCCGGCAGTGTTTTCCAAGGTAGCAACTATGGTCGGACCTTCAGCATCTGCAATATCTAATTCCACCACCCCTCGCCAGCCTGTGCTGCGGACGGATATCAAAAACATCGACTCGGAGGAGATCTTTGAAGCCCGTTTCAAGAAGCGCGAGTCGTCTTTAACCCGAGGCCTCCGGAAACTGACCAGAAATAAATCAGAAGAGAAGTCACCAACGCTGAGCCGAAAGGGGGCAGACAGGGCCGAGGAGGTTTATAGGCCAGGGCCGAAAGGGGCACCCCTGGAAATGGTATCCAGGGGACTACAGGAAAAATCCAAATCTGTCCAAGATTTGAGAGCAGAGGATAAGGAGCCAGGCCTTGGCCTCATTGGAAGGTTTTCCTTGCGATCCAAGAGGTCATCTTCAACTGATAAGACGGGAGAGAAGCCAAAGGAAGGAAGGCATCCAGATGTTCAGGAATCGGCCGTGAACAAGAGAGTTTCGTGGTCTGTTGGTCGCAGCAAGTCTTTGGATACAAACGAGCCGAGTCGCTCGAAAAGACAACAGGAtgaaagagaacaaagaaaagctgctgagTCATCCGTTTCTGCCATGAGGCAGAAGTTTGAGTCCAAGGTGGCAGAAATATCTGCAAAAGTGAGAACTCAGTCGGCAGACAGGAAGGATAAAGCTACCGTTGGGAGTCAGAAGGATCTGGGACAGAAAGATACAACGAGACTGACTGATTCGCCCATCATGGCAATACGGCACAAGTTTGAGAACAAAGTGGCAGGATTATCCTCAAAAATCCGCAGTCAGTCCGAAGAGAGGAACGATGATCCCGATGGAAAACGGACACCTGTGTTTGCTCGCCATCGCCATTCCCACTCAGAAGGGCGAGGACTAAAGGGAATGGGAATACCTGAGAATCAACTGGCGAAGCAGACCGGCGCCACTGCATCCAAGGATTCGATTGAATCAACTTCCAGCCTCCCGTCTGAAAAAGTCACTGAGAGTGACAGACGGTCAAGATGGGACAGGTGGGGTTTGACCAGGAGTAGGAAAGACAAGACGCCGTCCCAGCCTGATCTGTCCTCATTAACCCACAAAGAGGAACAGCAGTTTATCCGTTCTGCTTCTGATTTTGCCCCTGTGTTCCACATCAAGCTGAAGGACAGCGTCTTATCAGAGGGGGAACCTGTCACTCTGAGCTGTCTCCCAGCTGGAAGTCCACTTCCTAGAATTACATGGAGGAAAG ATCGGAAGCCATTGCAGGTGGATGACAGAATGAGCCTCGTATCCCACCCAGATGGCAGGCAGATCCTCCAGATCATAAAGTCCAACCAGAAAGACGACGGAGTTTACGAATGCGTGGCTACCAACCCCATTGCTAcgatcaccacctcctgcacattGTCTGTAGCTT CTGTCCCAAAGCGTCCAGGGACCCCTGAAGTTGCCCAGACATACAATAACACAGCCCTGGTGCTTTGGAAGCCGGCAGACACCAAGTCTCCATGCAGCTACACCCTGGAGAAAAATACAGAAG gTGACCCTGACTGGACAACCGTGGCCACTGGAGTTACTGACTGTTATTACAATGTCACAGATCTCCCACCTGGTAGCACTCTGAGGTTCCGCGTCACCTGCAGCAACAAGGCAGGACAGGGACCCTCCAGCAACTGTTCTGGTCCCGTGAGTTTGGACCCAGCAG GCGGAGGAGCTACACCTGCCACAATAGAAGTAAAGACAGTTCCAGTTCAACCTCAACCAGTGCCTGAACCTGAAGTGAAACCAGTCCAGAACACCCCCAGAACTGTTATttccacttcctcccctccaAAAGGTGGAGCTCCACCTCTGTCCCAGACGGAACTCGGTTTGTCTCGACCTCCATCTAGTGCAGAAAACCCGCCCAAACCCAGCAAGGACAGTCAGAAATCCCCCTCGTTTCCCTCATCACCCCTCATTAAAATTCCTCCACCTCTTATCACGCCCAAACCACAGAGTCCAGTCAACGTGGTGTCCCCTCTGACCAAAATACCACCCATACTGCCACCGCCTCCTGTAACCACCCCTTTGACACCAACCAAGCCTGTGGTGCCAACATACGTCCCCGTCACCTCCGTGGTCACCCCCCGCACGGCCCCGACTCCCATCATCTTTTCCCCGCAGGTGCTCCAGACCTCCAGTCTAAGCCCCTTTGTTGATGGGACGACTACGCCAACCAGGGGGACCCCGTCTGGACGAGTGACACCCTCGACTGGGCTGCGTCAGGGAATTCCTCAGAAACCTTACACGTTCCTGGACGAGAAGGCCAG GGGTCGTTTTGGCATCATTCGAGAGTGCCAGGAAAACAGCACGGGTAAAATGTTCATGGCGAAGATCGTTCCCTACACTCAggagaacaaacaggaagtcctgaaGGAGTACGAGATCTTGAAAACCCTTCACAGTGACAAAATCATGGCTCTGCACGAAGCATACGTCACGCCGCGCTACCTTGTGCTGGTGGCAGAGTACTGCACAGGCAAAGAGCTTCTCCACAGCCTCATCGACAG GTTCCGCTACACTGAGGATGATGTCGTGGGCTACCTGGTGCCGATATTGCAGGGAGTGGAGTACCTCCACAGCCGGCGTGTCCTCCACCTGGACCTGAAGCCAGACAACATCATGGTGACCAATCTCAACGCCATCAAGATTGTGGACTTTGGGAGCGCTCAGAGCTTCAACCCGCTCAGCCTCAAGCAAAAGGACTCGAGGACAGGAACTCTGGAGTACATGG CTCCTGAGGTAATCAAAGGTGAAGTAGTCGGTCCTCCTGCGGATGTTTGGACCATCGGCATCATTACTTACATCAT GCTCAGTGGTCGACTCCCCTTCGAAGATAAAGATCCTCGACAGGTGGAGTCGAAGATCCTGGCTGCAAGGTTTGACCCGAGCAAACTTTACCCCAACGTGTCTCAAAGCGCCTCTGCCTTCCTCAAAAAGATGCTGAGCAGTTACCCTTG GGCTCGTGCGGCAACCAGAGACTGCTTCGCCCAAGCCTGGCTGCAAGACTCCTACCTGATGAAGCTCAAGCGTCAGACTCTCACCTTCACCTCTAGCCGGCTCAAGGAGTTCCTGGCGGAGCAGCAATCCTGCCGCTTGGAGGGCGCCACCAAGCACAAGGTGCTGCTGCGCACCTACCAGAGCACGCCACGGTCCCCGCTGGCTGGCTCCACGCTTCACGTTCCCAGCCCCAAGTGA